The Micromonospora sp. NBC_00421 DNA window CGGCCCCCTGCCAACTTCTCCCGCGCGTCCCGCTCGATCTCCTGGAACGTGGCGTAGTAGCCGTCGTCGAACTCCTCCACGATCTGGAACGTCCACCGGCCGGGCAGCAGGTTGCGCCCCAACAGCTCGTGTTCGACCCGGTCGGCCACCTCGTCGTGCCCGGCCCCGCGCAGCAGCTTCACCACCTGGTCCAGGGTGAGATCCGCGCCGCCGACGAGCTGGTGTGCCGAGTAGAGGTGCCCGCGCACCCGGTGGATCGTCTCCAACGCCTCACTCAACTTGCCCAACGCCTCGACCGTCGCGTCGTCGACCCCCGCCGGCCGCGCGTGCTCCACGTCCACCGCCCCATCCTGACCTGCCATAACCCCCGACATACCCCCAAACCACCCCAGTTATCCCAGGGCCTCCCTGCCGGCACCCACCTCAGAAAGCAGCCCTCCTCGTCAATCCGCCAGACGGAACGCCAGTTGCGTCTTCCATGTGCTCCGGTCCGGGTCGTAGTCCGGTCCGAGGTGGTAGATCTCCAGCCGGCAGCCCCAGCGCTCGCCCGCCCCGGTGTCGCTGGCGTCCCAGCGCAACCCGTGGCGCGCCGCCCACGCCAGGAACGCCCCGGTCACCGCCACCAGCTCGTCGGGATCGCCGACGTGGGTGGTGGTGAGGTAGCGGCCGGCGGGGAGCACGCCTGCACGCATCGGCGCCTCCACCGCGATCTGCGCGTCGGCCGGCACCGGCACGCCCGCCTCGACCTCCAGCTCCCGCGCCATGTCGATCACGTGGTAACGCAGGAAGTCCGGGCCGGCCGGGGTGATCCCCCGCGCCGTCAGCCAGTCGGCCAGGTCGGACAGGGCGTCCGGGGCGTCGCCGATGGTCTCCATGGTCACCGTGCGTCTGATCCCCACGTACGGCTGGTCCGGGCGTTCCTCGATCACCGGCGTCACCGGCGGATGCGATGTCATGGATTCACGACACCATTGCGGTACGACAATCGGGGGTCCGGCCTCTTCTGAGAGGTGTTTCACCTGCTAGCGGCAGCTCGCCACCGTACGCGTGTTTTGTCGTTGATCTGGTGCGGAGTCCGTCGACTCCCGACAGGCCGCTTCCGTGCCCGGCGAAATGAGCTATGGTGATCGATGTGACGGTTCCGGGAGCAGTCGTCGCGACCCTCGGGTCCGAGGGTCGCCCTGCCGCCCGGGGAGCGGCTCCGCGCCGTTAAAGATCGGGTTTGCGTCGATAGTGACATTGAGCGATTCGTGGAGGCTGTTACCCGTCCTGGTGCCGCTGATCTGGCACGGGGAGGTGACGGCGGTGGGCCGAACGGCGGAACCTGCCCGCTGCTCGGACCAGCGCCGCTCTTCCCGCTTTTCTGGGTACCCGAGGTGTGGCACGATCGTGGAACCTCCACCATCCCCCGTGAACACTCACTCGACAGGAGCAATCATGTCTGGTCGAAGGCTGGGCCGGCTGTTTGGCTCGCTCCTCGTGCTCGCCACCATCCTGGGTGGACTTGCCGTCACCGGCATCCGCGCCGCCGACAGCGGTGCGCAGATGGCCGACGTCGTCTGGACCATGGGCAGCGCGCGCTAAGCCCCCGCGTCGTCCCCGCTCCCGGTGCCCTGGGGGCGACGTCTCTCAGGGAGAGGGTGGCGGATGGCCAGCCGAGATCAGCGGCGTAAGTCCACCGAACGCGCCTGGTTCATCACCGCACCCCTGGCCTTGTTGGCCATCGTCTTCAGCACCGCGATCGGTGTCCTGCGCCCCGAATTCCGGGATTGGGGCCTGGCGTTTCTGATATTCGTGGCGATGACGGGGATCAGCATCCCGGTTCTCAACGTCATCGTCCGGCGTCAGTCGGTCGGAGTGACGTTGACCGAGGTGCCCCTCGTCGTCGCGCTCTTCTTCCTGCCGCCGCTGACCGTGGTGCTGATCTACACGCTCTCCGTGCTGATCTGGAGCGCGTCGCACCGCTTCGCGCCGGCCAAGTTGTGGTTCAACGTGGCCAAGGCGGCGGCGGCCACCTCGCTGGCCGGGCTGCTCCTGCTCGCCCTGCCCCCGCTGGAGGGGGTCGGGCCGGGCACCTGGGGCATCCTCTTCCTGGCGGTCAACACCATCACCCTGGTCAGCCTGCTCTCGGTGGCCGGGGTGCACGTGCTGTTGCAGGGTTGGCAGGCCGGTCGGGAGGCGCTGCGTACCGCGCCTTCGGTCTTCCTCACCACCTCCATCAACGCCTCGGTCGGCCTGCTCGTCCTGATCGCGTTGAAGACCACCTGGTGGTCGGTGCTGCTGCTGGCGGCGCTGTTCGCGGCGCTGTTCCAGGTCTACCGGTCGTACTCCCAGTTCTTCCGGCAGCACCGCACCCTCACCGGCATGTACGACCTGACCCGGCTGCTCTCCACGAGCGCCGAGGGCGCGCTCGCCGACATCCTCCTGGACCGGGTGCGGGGCCTGATGCAGGCCGAGTACGCCACCCTCTGGCTGCCCGCCCAGCGGCGGCACCCCGAGGTGCTGCTGACCGCCCGGGTGGACACCCCGGGCCTGCTCGACTTCGCACCCACCCCGACGGTCTTCCGGGAACAGGCCCGGGAGCTGGGCAAGACACTGTCCATCGGTCGGCTGCTCGGCGACGACACCGCGCTGCGCCGCGAGGTGGGCGCCAAGCAGGTCAAGGACGCGATCGTGGTGCCGCTGCGCTCCGGCCAGGCGGTGATCGGCACCCTGGAGGTCACCAACCGGCTCAGCGACATCGGCCACTTCACCCCCAGCGACATCCCCGTCTTCGAGACCGTGGCCGCGCACGCCGCCGTCGCCCTGGAGAATTCCCGGCTGGTCGACAGGCTGCGGCACGACGCTTACCACGACGCGCTGACCAAGCTGCCCAACCGGCGACGGATCACCGCGGCGCTGGCCGAGGCGGTCAAGATTCGCGCGCCCGGCGAGGTGGTCGCCGTGCTGCTCTTCGACGTGGACGGGCTGCGCCAGGTCAACGAGTCGTTGGGGCATGCGGCGGGGGACAAGGTCCTCGTCGAGGTGGCCGAGCGGCTGCGCGCCTGCGCCCCGTCGTCCGCCCTGGTGGGCCGGGCCGGTGG harbors:
- a CDS encoding putative bifunctional diguanylate cyclase/phosphodiesterase, whose product is MASRDQRRKSTERAWFITAPLALLAIVFSTAIGVLRPEFRDWGLAFLIFVAMTGISIPVLNVIVRRQSVGVTLTEVPLVVALFFLPPLTVVLIYTLSVLIWSASHRFAPAKLWFNVAKAAAATSLAGLLLLALPPLEGVGPGTWGILFLAVNTITLVSLLSVAGVHVLLQGWQAGREALRTAPSVFLTTSINASVGLLVLIALKTTWWSVLLLAALFAALFQVYRSYSQFFRQHRTLTGMYDLTRLLSTSAEGALADILLDRVRGLMQAEYATLWLPAQRRHPEVLLTARVDTPGLLDFAPTPTVFREQARELGKTLSIGRLLGDDTALRREVGAKQVKDAIVVPLRSGQAVIGTLEVTNRLSDIGHFTPSDIPVFETVAAHAAVALENSRLVDRLRHDAYHDALTKLPNRRRITAALAEAVKIRAPGEVVAVLLFDVDGLRQVNESLGHAAGDKVLVEVAERLRACAPSSALVGRAGGDEFLVTLRLENAEAALELAAQLREQIRDEMVFDALTLDVDSAVGVAVHPDHGSDAAVLMQRVDLAATAAKAVPGSVQLFNPALESRSLRRLGLAGDLRRALDEGELEVYFQPKVTLRDRRLLGVECLARWEHPAHGTVSPEDFVAVAEHTGQLGRLTEFVLREGLRRSRDWSHTGQPLAVSVNIAARSLTDRSFPGRVGELLTEYGVPPHLLTVEIPEAAVLDGTERPIPTLRRLRDLGVRLSVDDFGTGNSSLAQLRRLPVHEVKVDRSFVQGMATDPGDLAIVNAVVTLSQQFGLAVVAEGVESELTLELLQDIGCEIGQGFLFSRPLPYERLEAWFGARVDQEATEPGALPRLRAVP
- a CDS encoding GyrI-like domain-containing protein, yielding MTSHPPVTPVIEERPDQPYVGIRRTVTMETIGDAPDALSDLADWLTARGITPAGPDFLRYHVIDMARELEVEAGVPVPADAQIAVEAPMRAGVLPAGRYLTTTHVGDPDELVAVTGAFLAWAARHGLRWDASDTGAGERWGCRLEIYHLGPDYDPDRSTWKTQLAFRLAD